A single region of the Vicia villosa cultivar HV-30 ecotype Madison, WI linkage group LG4, Vvil1.0, whole genome shotgun sequence genome encodes:
- the LOC131595835 gene encoding nuclear transport factor 2-like → MATPFPIPLTAAQVGTYFVGQYYHVLQNQPEFVHQFYSDASTMLRIDGNARETATAMLQIHALVMSLSYTGIEIKTAHSLESWSGGVIVMVSGSVQIKDNLRRKFMQTFFLAPQEKGFFVLNDIFHFVEDDLIHHHHHQAVLLAQSNLDSKLNVPSTINKPVSNYMLGGDIQAREYVAANEVKENGVADSYGFSEQQMQRGPDSEQIREDNTGEESNGSLHSSGNAVQDHLPASPEEPAGEPQKHTYASILRVAKGQSSPSAASQPSHKNVSPSEWDHTPPSSNQQTTASTNVFERSDTDAVEEHPAAEYEDEIKSVYVRNLLPTVSPSEVEEEFKNFGRIRPDGVVIRSRKDVGVCYAFVEFEDMSGVHNAVKAGSVEIAGRPVYIEERRPNSNIPSRGGRRGRGRGNYHSEAPRGRFNSRNYGRGNGQDGGDREYNKPRGNGFYRPNPRQERGYSGHHMPRNGQNLADSSVTN, encoded by the exons ATGGCTACACCTTTCCCCATTCCTCTCACCGCTGCTCAG GTTGGGACTTACTTCGTCGGACAGTACTACCATGTTCTTCAGAATCAACCCGAGTTCGTTCATCAGTTCTACTCTGATGCCAGTACCATGCTTCGTATCGATGGTAACGCTAGGGAAACTGCCACCGCAATGCTC CAAATCCATGCACTGGTTATGTCACTCAGCTATACTGGAATTGAGATCAAGACTGCACACTCTTTAGAGTCTTGGAGTGGTGGTGTTATTGTGATGGTTTCTGGATCTGTGCAAATTAAGGACAACCTGAGGAGGAAATTTATGCAGACATTCTTCCTTGCACCCCAAGAAAAAGGCTTTTTTGTGCTAAATGATATTTTTCACTTCGTTGAAGATGATCTTATTCATCACCATCACCACCAGGCAGTCTTGTTAGCTCAGAGCAATCTTGATTCAAAACTGAATGTTCCAAGTACAATTAATAAGCCAG TATCCAACTATATGCTGGGTGGAGATATCCAGGCTAGGGAGTATGTTGCTGCAAATGAGGTCAAAGAAAATGGTGTAGCTGACAGTTATGGATTTTCAGAGCAGCAAATGCAGCGGGGCCCTGATTCTGAACAGATTAGGGAGGATAATACCGGTGAAGAGTCAAATGGGTCACTTCATTCTTCAGGGAATGCCGTGCAAGATCACTTACCTGCTTCTCCTGAAGAACCTGCCGGGGAGCCACAAAAGCACACTTATGCCTCCATT TTACGGGTTGCTAAGGGACAATCTTCTCCATCTGCTGCTTCTCAACCCTCTCATAAAAATGTTTCCCCGTCAGAATGGGATCATACTCCACCGAGCAGTAATCAGCAAACAACTGCATCCACAAATGTATTTGAAAGGTCTGACACAGATGCAGTGGAAGAACACCCTGCAGCAGAATATGAAG ATGAAATTAAATCCGTTTATGTGAGAAACTTGTTGCCTACAGTGTCTCCTTCTGAAGTGGAAGAGGAGTTCAAGAATTTTGGTAGAATTAGGCCTGATGGAGTTGTCATAAGAAGTCGCAAG GATGTTGGTGTCTGTTATGCATTTGTTGAATTTGAAGATATGTCAGGCGTTCATAATGCAGTCAag GCAGGATCCGTTGAGATAGCAGGAAGACCAGTGTACATTGAAGAGCGGAGGCCAAACAGTAACATTCCTTCTCGAGGAGGAA GACGAGGTAGAGGCAGGGGTAACTATCATTCAGAGGCACCAAGAGGGCGTTTCAATTCAAGAAACTATGGCAGGGGAAATGGTCAAGATGGTGGTGATCGCGAGTACAACAAACCAAGGGGAAATGGTTTCTACCGACCGAACCCACGCCAAGAAAGGGGATATTCAGGTCACCATATGCCAAGAAATGGGCAGAATCTGGCTGATTCCTCAGTAACTAATTGA
- the LOC131595836 gene encoding cation/H(+) antiporter 15-like isoform X1 yields the protein MKEEMEMEMANYACYNVTFSSTNDIWMTDDIMMKRVPLLCIQIAYDILVSRLFYFVLKPLRVPLIIAQMLAGFTLSPTLFGNFKWVFTLFYSQHGILAVETFSNLGIMYYVFLSGLEMNSDTILRSRKKGTSIAIAGIVTPMLFGVGFLALQQKLLDRNDVLIQLRKEIHGEAYLFWCLALSVTGFPVLARILAKLKLLYTKLGKDALTAAMLTDAYGWVMFTLLIPYSSRGGKPYLSVISTLLFIVFCFTVVRPILTPIIEHRTSTDTWRKSQLLDVLMGLFICSYITDCLGTHPIVGAFVFGLILPHGKFADMVLEMSADFVSGILCPVYFAGFGFRLNLPFLLMHHNAGLMLLIMLLLSIPKVLSSMIVTFFFGMPARDGLAIGLLLNTKGIMAVILLNVAWDKKILDPYTFMVMMLAIIVMTVMVSPLINAIYKPKFRFLQSQLRTVQKQRFDMELRIVACVHNAKHADNMIHVIEATNASRVSPIHVSVAHLVKLSRHGTAILVPHMDHSISTVGAEATNYGSQLELEFESITNAFEELVEQYNAVRFDISGVVSSYTTIHEDIFNIAEEKRASLILLPFHKDFSTVEGAQEIIHNEHCEINKNVLQQAPCSVGIFLDRGLGSLLETKLRIIMIFIGGPDDREALSIAWRMAGHPGTRLHVVRINLLGKAAEETKLKMEKSKSRHGMLSTVIDSAMQKELDEESIISFRHKAVHNNDSIVYSEKEVRSNTGEEIPTLLSEIDKPGYDLYIVGQGSGKNSVIFSRLLEWCDHPELGVVGDILASTSFGSQSSVLIVQQYMIGRKSVVRKCHEVKNGTDNL from the exons ATGAAAGAGGAGATGGAGATGGAGATGGCAAATTATGCATGTTATAATGTAACATTTAGCTCTACAAACGATATCTGGATGACTGATGATATTATGATGAAACGCGTTCCTCTTTTGTGTATCCAAATAGCTTATGATATTTTGGTTTCTCGGCTTTTCTACTTTGTCCTCAAGCCCCTTCGTGTACCCCTCATTATTGCACAGATGTTG GCTGGTTTTACTCTGAGTCCAACTCTCTTTGGAAATTTTAAATGGGTATTTACCTTGTTTTACAGTCAACATGGAATCCTAGCAGTTGAAACCTTTTCAAACTTAGGAATAATGTACTATGTGTTCCTAAGTGGATTAGAAATGAATTCAGACACCATCTTAAGATCAAGGAAGAAAGGTACAAGCATAGCAATTGCTGGCATTGTGACACCAatgttatttggtgttggatttcTAGCTCTACAACAAAAACTACTAGATAGAAATGATGTTCTCATACAATTACGAAAAGAAATTCACGGCGAAGCATATTTATTCTGGTGTTTAGCACTTTCTGTAACAGGTTTCCCTGTCCTTGCAAGAATCTTAGCTAAGCTTAAACTTTTATATACAAAGCTTGGAAAAGATGCATTGACGGCCGCTATGTTAACTGATGCATATGGTTGGGTTATGTTCACATTGTTGATTCCTTATTCGAGTAGAGGTGGAAAGCCTTATCTCTCAGTAATCTCTACTTTGTTGTTCATAGTTTTTTGCTTTACTGTGGTGAGACCTATCCTTACTCCAATCATTGAACACAGAACAAGTACGGACACGTGGCGAAAATCACAATTGTTGGACGTGTTGATGGGATTATTTATTTGTTCGTATATTACAGATTGTCTCGGTACACATCCTATTGTTGGAGCTTTTGTCTTTGGATTAATTTTGCCTCATGGAAAATTTGCTGATATGGTTTTGGAAATGTCGgctgattttgtttctgggattCTGTGTCCTGTTTACTTTGCTGGATTTGGTTTTAGGCTCAACTTGCCTTTCCTTTTGATGCATCATAATGCAGGCTTAATGTTGTTGATTATGCTTTTGTTATCCATACCTAAAGTATTGAGCTCTATGATTGTCACTTTCTTCTTCGGTATGCCTGCTCGAGATGGACTTGCCATCGGATTGCTTCTCAACACCAAGGGTATCATGGCTGTCATACTACTAAATGTTGCTTGGGACAAAAAG ATTTTGGATCCATATACTTTCATGGTTATGATGCTTGCTATTATAGTAATGACTGTGATGGTCTCTCCTTTGATCAATGCAATATACAAACCAAAATTCCGATTCTTGCAATCCCAATTAAGGACCGTGCAAAAGCAGAGGTTCGACATGGAGCTTCGAATCGTCGCATGTGTCCACAATGCTAAACATGCAGATAACATGATCCATGTCATTGAAGCCACAAATGCTAGTAGAGTTTCACCTATACATGTCTCTGTAGCTCACCTAGTTAAACTCTCTAGACATGGCACAGCTATTCTTGTTCCACATATGGATCATTCAATCAGCACGGTAGGCGCAGAAGCAACCAACTATGGATCACAATTAGAATTAGAGTTTGAGAGCATAACTAATGCATTTGAAGAACTTGTAGAACAATACAACGCGGTTAGGTTTGACATATCAGGTGTTGTCTCGTCCTACACAACTATCCATGAGGACATTTTCAATATTGCCGAAGAGAAACGCGCGAGCCTAATTCTCCTCCCCTTTCACAAAGATTTCTCAACAGTAGAAGGTGCTCAGGAAATAATCCACAACGAACATTGTGAGATAAACAAAAATGTACTGCAACAAGCACCTTGTTCAGTAGGGATCTTCTTGGACCGCGGTTTAGGATCGTTGTTAGAAACAAAACTGCGCATTATAATGATTTTCATCGGTGGACCTGACGACCGTGAAGCCTTGTCTATTGCATGGAGAATGGCAGGGCATCCAGGAACCCGATTACATGTCGTGAGGATCAATTTGTTAGGTAAGGCCGcagaagaaacaaaattaaaaatggaaaaaagCAAGTCTCGTCACGGAATGTTGTCGACTGTTATAGACAGTGCGATGCAAAAAGAGTTGGATGAAGAGTCTATAATTTCCTTCAGGCACAAGGCAGTGCACAATAATGATTCAATTGTTTACTCAGAGAAGGAAGTCCGTTCGAATACCGGCGAAGAGATTCCAACGCTTCTTAGCGAGATTGATAAACCTGGATATGACTTGTACATTGTTGGACAAGGGAGTGGTAAGAACTCGGTGATTTTTTCGAGGTTGTTGGAATGGTGTGACCATCCTGAACTTGGTGTTGTAGGTGACATATTGGCTTCAACAAGCTTTGGTTCGCAATCTTCTGTGCTTATTGTGCAGCAGTATATGATTGGGAGAAAAAGTGTTGTTAGAAAATGTCATGAAGTGAAAAATGGTACTGACAATTTGTAA
- the LOC131595836 gene encoding cation/H(+) antiporter 15-like isoform X2, producing MYYVFLSGLEMNSDTILRSRKKGTSIAIAGIVTPMLFGVGFLALQQKLLDRNDVLIQLRKEIHGEAYLFWCLALSVTGFPVLARILAKLKLLYTKLGKDALTAAMLTDAYGWVMFTLLIPYSSRGGKPYLSVISTLLFIVFCFTVVRPILTPIIEHRTSTDTWRKSQLLDVLMGLFICSYITDCLGTHPIVGAFVFGLILPHGKFADMVLEMSADFVSGILCPVYFAGFGFRLNLPFLLMHHNAGLMLLIMLLLSIPKVLSSMIVTFFFGMPARDGLAIGLLLNTKGIMAVILLNVAWDKKILDPYTFMVMMLAIIVMTVMVSPLINAIYKPKFRFLQSQLRTVQKQRFDMELRIVACVHNAKHADNMIHVIEATNASRVSPIHVSVAHLVKLSRHGTAILVPHMDHSISTVGAEATNYGSQLELEFESITNAFEELVEQYNAVRFDISGVVSSYTTIHEDIFNIAEEKRASLILLPFHKDFSTVEGAQEIIHNEHCEINKNVLQQAPCSVGIFLDRGLGSLLETKLRIIMIFIGGPDDREALSIAWRMAGHPGTRLHVVRINLLGKAAEETKLKMEKSKSRHGMLSTVIDSAMQKELDEESIISFRHKAVHNNDSIVYSEKEVRSNTGEEIPTLLSEIDKPGYDLYIVGQGSGKNSVIFSRLLEWCDHPELGVVGDILASTSFGSQSSVLIVQQYMIGRKSVVRKCHEVKNGTDNL from the exons ATGTACTATGTGTTCCTAAGTGGATTAGAAATGAATTCAGACACCATCTTAAGATCAAGGAAGAAAGGTACAAGCATAGCAATTGCTGGCATTGTGACACCAatgttatttggtgttggatttcTAGCTCTACAACAAAAACTACTAGATAGAAATGATGTTCTCATACAATTACGAAAAGAAATTCACGGCGAAGCATATTTATTCTGGTGTTTAGCACTTTCTGTAACAGGTTTCCCTGTCCTTGCAAGAATCTTAGCTAAGCTTAAACTTTTATATACAAAGCTTGGAAAAGATGCATTGACGGCCGCTATGTTAACTGATGCATATGGTTGGGTTATGTTCACATTGTTGATTCCTTATTCGAGTAGAGGTGGAAAGCCTTATCTCTCAGTAATCTCTACTTTGTTGTTCATAGTTTTTTGCTTTACTGTGGTGAGACCTATCCTTACTCCAATCATTGAACACAGAACAAGTACGGACACGTGGCGAAAATCACAATTGTTGGACGTGTTGATGGGATTATTTATTTGTTCGTATATTACAGATTGTCTCGGTACACATCCTATTGTTGGAGCTTTTGTCTTTGGATTAATTTTGCCTCATGGAAAATTTGCTGATATGGTTTTGGAAATGTCGgctgattttgtttctgggattCTGTGTCCTGTTTACTTTGCTGGATTTGGTTTTAGGCTCAACTTGCCTTTCCTTTTGATGCATCATAATGCAGGCTTAATGTTGTTGATTATGCTTTTGTTATCCATACCTAAAGTATTGAGCTCTATGATTGTCACTTTCTTCTTCGGTATGCCTGCTCGAGATGGACTTGCCATCGGATTGCTTCTCAACACCAAGGGTATCATGGCTGTCATACTACTAAATGTTGCTTGGGACAAAAAG ATTTTGGATCCATATACTTTCATGGTTATGATGCTTGCTATTATAGTAATGACTGTGATGGTCTCTCCTTTGATCAATGCAATATACAAACCAAAATTCCGATTCTTGCAATCCCAATTAAGGACCGTGCAAAAGCAGAGGTTCGACATGGAGCTTCGAATCGTCGCATGTGTCCACAATGCTAAACATGCAGATAACATGATCCATGTCATTGAAGCCACAAATGCTAGTAGAGTTTCACCTATACATGTCTCTGTAGCTCACCTAGTTAAACTCTCTAGACATGGCACAGCTATTCTTGTTCCACATATGGATCATTCAATCAGCACGGTAGGCGCAGAAGCAACCAACTATGGATCACAATTAGAATTAGAGTTTGAGAGCATAACTAATGCATTTGAAGAACTTGTAGAACAATACAACGCGGTTAGGTTTGACATATCAGGTGTTGTCTCGTCCTACACAACTATCCATGAGGACATTTTCAATATTGCCGAAGAGAAACGCGCGAGCCTAATTCTCCTCCCCTTTCACAAAGATTTCTCAACAGTAGAAGGTGCTCAGGAAATAATCCACAACGAACATTGTGAGATAAACAAAAATGTACTGCAACAAGCACCTTGTTCAGTAGGGATCTTCTTGGACCGCGGTTTAGGATCGTTGTTAGAAACAAAACTGCGCATTATAATGATTTTCATCGGTGGACCTGACGACCGTGAAGCCTTGTCTATTGCATGGAGAATGGCAGGGCATCCAGGAACCCGATTACATGTCGTGAGGATCAATTTGTTAGGTAAGGCCGcagaagaaacaaaattaaaaatggaaaaaagCAAGTCTCGTCACGGAATGTTGTCGACTGTTATAGACAGTGCGATGCAAAAAGAGTTGGATGAAGAGTCTATAATTTCCTTCAGGCACAAGGCAGTGCACAATAATGATTCAATTGTTTACTCAGAGAAGGAAGTCCGTTCGAATACCGGCGAAGAGATTCCAACGCTTCTTAGCGAGATTGATAAACCTGGATATGACTTGTACATTGTTGGACAAGGGAGTGGTAAGAACTCGGTGATTTTTTCGAGGTTGTTGGAATGGTGTGACCATCCTGAACTTGGTGTTGTAGGTGACATATTGGCTTCAACAAGCTTTGGTTCGCAATCTTCTGTGCTTATTGTGCAGCAGTATATGATTGGGAGAAAAAGTGTTGTTAGAAAATGTCATGAAGTGAAAAATGGTACTGACAATTTGTAA
- the LOC131595837 gene encoding pentatricopeptide repeat-containing protein At2g32630: protein MSCQKTLLTIFNKGASFPSNQHHHQHELARKVTHILINSTNSNYFKPNNTQLHSMISCITPQVTHRVLSDPTLQPHSCLSFFHFLKTHHSNLSLKPDLKAHLILFSRLLKARKFATMKTILNSVVTDSEFASPVSGIIDLVDEFEPHFVEKLCDMLFRVCSDNRLFEEAIRVYDYVEEKGLVIEERSCFVLLLALKRCGEVELCVKFFRRMIEYDRIEIRVQSLTLVIDGLCRRGEVEKAKELMDEMVSKSVVKPTVFTYNTLLNAYVGRKDRKGVDEILRLMEKEEVVFSVATYSILIQWYSSLGDIEEAEKIFEEMRERNIEIDVYVYSSMISWNCRLGNMKRAFALFDEMTQRDVAPNAHTYGALIGGVCKAGQMEAAEILLEEMQSKGVDLNIIIFNTMIDGYCKRGMMDEALRLQAIMERKGFKADVFTFNILANGLCKLHRYEEAKCTLNSMVEKGVEPNVVTFTMFIEIYCKEGNLAEAERFFRDMERRGEVPNVVTYNTLIDAYCKKEKVKQAHTIKSEMINKGLLPDVYTYTSLIHGECIVGRVDEALTIFNEMRLKGITGNVATYTSIISGLSKEGRADEAFKLYDEMMKMGLIPDDRIFGALVGSLHKPLIHAGLKQNEYEDLK, encoded by the coding sequence ATGTCTTGCCAGAAAACCCTTTTAACAATTTTCAACAAAGGCGCGTCTTTTCCTTCAAACCAGCACCACCATCAACACGAACTTGCTCGTAAAGTTACTCACATCCTCATCAATTCAACCAACTCCAACTATTTCAAACCCAACAATACTCAACTCCACTCCATGATTTCCTGCATCACCCCCCAAGTTACTCACCGTGTTCTTTCAGACCCTACTCTTCAACCCCACTCTTGTTTATCCTTTTTCCACTTCCTCAAAACCCATCATTCCAACCTCTCACTCAAACCTGACCTCAAAGCCCATTTGATTCTCTTTTCTAGACTCTTAAAAGCCCGGAAATTCGCCACCATGAAGACTATTTTGAATTCCGTAGTTACTGACTCCGAATTTGCTTCCCCGGTTTCGGGTATTATCGATTTGGTTGATGAATTTGAGCCACATTTTGTTGAGAAGCTTTGTGATATGTTGTTTAGGGTTTGTTCTGATAATAGGTTGTTCGAAGAAGCAATTAGGGTTTATGATTATGTGGAGGAGAAGGGGTTGGTGATAGAGGAGAGGTCTTGTTTTGTGCTTTTGCTTGCTTTGAAGAGATGTGGTGAGGTGGAGTTGTGTGTTAAGTTCTTCCGCCGGATGATTGAGTATGATAGAATTGAAATTAGGGTTCAGTCTTTGACACTTGTGATTGATGGGTTGTGCAGGAGAGGAGAGGTGGAGAAAGCTAAGGAGTTGATGGATGAGATGGTGAGTAAAAGCGTTGTGAAACCGACTGTGTTTACTTACAATACATTGTTGAATGCGTATGTTGGAAGAAAGGATCGAAAGGGAGTTGATGAGATACTGAGGTTGATGGAGAAGGAAGAGGTTGTATTTAGTGTGGCGACTTATAGTATTTTGATTCAGTGGTATTCTAGTTTGGGTGATATTGAGGAAGCTGAGAAGATATTCGAGGAAATGCGTGAAAGAAATATAGAAATTGATGTTTATGTTTATTCGTCGATGATAAGTTGGAATTGTAGGTTAGGAAATATGAAAAGGGCCTTTGCGTTGTTTGATGAGATGACTCAGAGAGACGTTGCTCCTAACGCACATACTTATGGCGCGTTGATTGGTGGTGTGTGCAAGGCAGGTCAAATGGAAGCTGCGGAAATCTTGTTGGAAGAGATGCAAAGTAAGGGagttgacctgaatataataatatttaacacgATGATAGATGGCTACTGCAAAAGAGGAATGATGGATGAAGCTTTGAGGTTGCAAGCAATCATGGAAAGGAAAGGATTCAAAGCAGATGTGTTTACATTCAACATTCTTGCAAATGGGCTCTGTAAATTGCATAGGTACGAGGAAGCTAAATGTACTTTAAATTCAATGGTAGAGAAAGGAGTGGAACCAAATGTTGTGACTTTCACTATGTTTATCGAGATATATTGCAAGGAAGGAAACCTTGCTGAAGCTGAGAGGTTCTTTAGGGATATGGAGAGAAGGGGAGAAGTGCCTAATGTTGTTACATATAACACTCTGATTGACGCGTATTGCAAGAAAGAAAAAGTGAAGCAAGCACATACGATAAAATCTGAAATGATAAACAAGGGGTTATTGCCAGATGTATATACATACACATCGCTGATACATGGGGAATGTATTGTTGGACGGGTAGACGAGGCGCTTACAATTTTCAATGAAATGAGGTTAAAGGGGATAACTGGAAATGTTGCAACGTATACATCAATCATTTCAGGTTTATCCAAGGAGGGGAGAGCAGATGAAGCATTTAAGTTGTATGATGAGATGATGAAAATGGGCCTAATACCTGACGATAGAATTTTTGGCGCACTTGTTGGTAGTCTTCACAAACCTCTCATCCATGCTGGtctaaaacaaaatgaatatgaGGATCTGAAGTAG